One window of the Rufibacter radiotolerans genome contains the following:
- a CDS encoding RagB/SusD family nutrient uptake outer membrane protein, which yields MLKKHIYKATLVLLVLVSSACNTWLDLKPENGIVGDEFWKTKEQVNSAVVGIYASMLSPGFAEKLFLWGELRADMLMANTGIFSSELEVMNGNIVDTNPISDWRAFYRTINQCNTVIERAPGALAEDQTFTQAQLNAYLGEAYAIRGLMYFYLARSFGDVPLKLTATISDEQTIALPKSSQAQVLNQVAKDLLKAEELATSNYGNNSFNKGRITKYAINAMQADVYLWKEKYDSAIIATDKVINSGQFGLVQGVGNPLWYQQLYAQGTSSEVVFALQFNAQRTNPFYPMFSTSTGRRFLAATRVLEDVFPPDPVDVLNADIRAAASVKVSTSEVWKYLGFNISDGRSQDQSTAPWIFYRYADILLMKAEALVAQNNGRGVEALELIYRVRQRANALPGTDNKDIDANSMNDMIDFILEERAREFAFEGKRWFDVLRNAKRNSYARQDLLNQMVINSASPERQQSILSKYKDQNSHYWPIYQYELTTNKSLEQNPFYKGR from the coding sequence ATGTTAAAGAAACATATATACAAAGCAACGCTGGTCCTGTTGGTGCTTGTCTCAAGTGCCTGCAATACCTGGCTGGACCTCAAACCAGAGAACGGGATTGTAGGAGATGAATTCTGGAAAACCAAGGAGCAGGTGAATTCCGCGGTAGTGGGAATCTATGCCTCTATGCTGAGCCCTGGCTTTGCAGAAAAACTATTTTTATGGGGTGAACTTAGGGCAGACATGCTCATGGCCAATACCGGTATCTTCTCCAGTGAACTGGAGGTAATGAACGGGAACATTGTGGATACCAACCCTATTTCTGATTGGAGGGCTTTTTACAGAACCATTAACCAGTGCAACACCGTGATAGAGCGTGCCCCTGGCGCGCTGGCAGAAGACCAGACCTTTACCCAGGCCCAGTTAAATGCATACCTGGGCGAAGCCTATGCCATACGGGGGCTCATGTATTTCTACCTGGCCCGCAGTTTTGGGGATGTTCCCTTGAAATTAACCGCTACCATTAGTGATGAACAGACGATAGCCTTGCCCAAATCAAGCCAAGCGCAGGTGTTAAACCAGGTGGCAAAGGATTTATTGAAGGCAGAAGAGTTAGCCACTAGCAACTACGGGAACAATTCCTTTAATAAGGGCCGGATTACAAAGTATGCAATCAATGCCATGCAGGCAGATGTGTACCTCTGGAAAGAGAAGTATGACAGCGCCATAATAGCTACAGATAAGGTGATCAACTCAGGGCAGTTTGGTTTGGTACAAGGCGTGGGCAATCCGCTTTGGTATCAGCAACTCTACGCTCAGGGGACTTCAAGTGAGGTGGTATTCGCTCTGCAGTTCAACGCGCAGCGCACCAACCCTTTTTACCCCATGTTCAGTACCTCAACGGGCAGGCGGTTTCTGGCTGCTACGCGGGTGCTGGAAGATGTGTTCCCTCCAGACCCGGTAGATGTTTTAAATGCTGATATCAGGGCCGCGGCATCTGTGAAAGTGTCTACCAGTGAGGTGTGGAAATACCTTGGTTTCAATATCTCTGACGGCAGAAGCCAGGACCAGTCAACGGCTCCCTGGATCTTCTATAGGTACGCAGATATTCTGCTGATGAAGGCAGAGGCGTTGGTGGCCCAGAATAATGGAAGGGGGGTAGAAGCACTGGAGCTTATTTACAGAGTGCGCCAGCGGGCTAACGCCCTGCCCGGCACTGACAACAAAGACATTGATGCTAACTCTATGAATGATATGATTGATTTCATTCTGGAGGAACGGGCCCGCGAGTTCGCCTTTGAAGGAAAGAGATGGTTTGATGTGTTAAGAAATGCCAAAAGAAATTCTTACGCCCGCCAAGATCTGCTAAACCAAATGGTCATAAACAGTGCCTCTCCTGAAAGACAGCAGTCTATCTTAAGTAAGTACAAAGACCAGAATAGCCACTACTGGCCTATTTACCAGTACGAGCTAACCACCAACAAGAGTCTTGAGCAAAACCCTTTCTATAAAGGCAGATAA
- a CDS encoding SusC/RagA family TonB-linked outer membrane protein produces the protein MKRFLGNFSYLLLTAVFICCGVLANAQPGQTIVRGTVTDKVTKEPLIGVSVYEVDNENRTLAGVSTDINGGFALRMKNPQNKVVISYIGYKNSSFVVNGRSEVNVALESTSNTLNTVEIISHQQTSTGMLDVDKRNLTSAIGTIDAKALAELPAASIDEALQGRLAGVDIVSSTGDPGAGMQIRIRGTSSINSSSEPLIVVDGMPYDIEIASDFNFATADEQGYAQLLNIAPTDILEISVLKDAAATAVWGARASNGVLVITTKRGKIGKPTVNYTFRGSLTKQPDPLPMLNGDQYSQYIPEAFMNRTGTPLNTTTIKEFQYDPKDPYWYHNYNRNTNWIDEITQIGKIQDHNVSLSGGGDKARYYTSIGYFGQQGTTIGTDLSRISARINLDFTVSDRIRFRTDLAYTHLDNNQNYTNSIRSVAYNKMPNMSVYEYNEFGERTPNYFSPANNIQGGYPSTFNPVAMAREGINKQLGERVIPKFNLQYDVVSGLLLATSDIQFDINNSKTKMFLPQTATGRPWTETTVNRASDSDNDRFSVTTKSNLLFTPKIGDKHTFQGLLSFMTFDARNVGFGVMTSNTASAYLQDPSIASRIQGNEHRLGSSSSQTRSVGLLVNAQYGFLDRYIINVGVRRDGSSKFGENNRYGTFPSISGRWRVSGESFMENFQFIDDLSFRGSYGSSGNEPRASYGHYDLYENYDYNYLGMSGLYQSTLKLNNLKWETVLQSNVGINLVMMKRRVSIDGDIYKRRTKDMFFQDLLISSITGFTDVDMNVGTMDNLGWEVGVNVSAYKTKDLSVDFGLNLSHNQNMIREISEYYPRERGNLNANGNYLITIQENNPFGSFYGYRFKGVYKDAESTIAKDRKGNAIVGPNGQTVPMRFGYPAIDYVFQPGDAIYEDINHDGNIDYKDVVYLGNANPKLTGGFGPSVRYKNWRVNMFFNFRYKYDIVNETKMRTENMYDYSNQSTAILKRWRRPGDETDMPRALNRMGYNWLASDRYVEDGTFLRFKTLTIRYDVPKPIGERFGATDLSVYVTANNLFTFTNYTGQDPEVGLAGSDPFRIGFDNSRTPPVKTLTLGVNVRF, from the coding sequence ATGAAAAGATTTTTAGGCAATTTTTCTTACTTACTTCTCACGGCGGTTTTCATTTGCTGCGGTGTGCTTGCCAATGCCCAGCCTGGTCAGACCATTGTAAGGGGAACGGTGACAGACAAAGTCACCAAAGAGCCACTCATTGGGGTGTCTGTGTATGAGGTAGATAATGAGAACCGGACGTTGGCCGGCGTTAGCACCGACATTAACGGAGGCTTTGCCCTGAGGATGAAGAACCCTCAAAACAAGGTGGTCATCTCCTATATAGGCTATAAGAACTCCTCCTTTGTTGTCAATGGCCGGTCTGAGGTAAATGTAGCGTTGGAGTCTACCTCTAACACCTTAAATACAGTGGAGATTATATCTCACCAACAAACCAGTACCGGAATGCTGGACGTGGACAAGCGTAACCTGACCTCCGCTATTGGTACCATTGATGCCAAAGCCCTGGCCGAACTGCCTGCGGCGTCCATAGATGAGGCGTTACAAGGGCGGCTTGCCGGCGTGGATATTGTGTCTTCTACTGGTGACCCAGGGGCAGGGATGCAGATCAGGATCCGGGGTACTTCTTCCATTAACTCTTCTTCTGAGCCCCTTATTGTAGTGGATGGCATGCCCTATGATATTGAGATTGCTTCTGATTTTAATTTCGCTACGGCAGATGAGCAGGGGTACGCCCAATTGCTGAACATAGCGCCTACAGACATTCTAGAAATTTCAGTATTAAAAGATGCCGCCGCAACCGCGGTATGGGGGGCCAGAGCCTCCAATGGGGTGCTGGTTATTACCACTAAGAGAGGTAAAATAGGCAAACCAACCGTTAACTACACCTTCAGAGGGTCACTGACCAAACAGCCAGACCCCCTTCCTATGCTAAATGGTGACCAATACTCCCAGTACATCCCGGAAGCCTTTATGAACAGAACGGGAACTCCTCTGAATACTACCACTATCAAAGAGTTTCAATATGATCCTAAGGATCCTTACTGGTACCATAATTACAACAGAAACACCAACTGGATTGATGAGATCACGCAGATAGGAAAAATTCAGGACCATAACGTTTCCCTGTCAGGGGGTGGTGATAAAGCCAGATACTATACCTCTATCGGGTACTTCGGTCAGCAGGGAACCACCATTGGTACAGACCTCTCCCGTATATCGGCGCGTATCAACCTGGATTTTACCGTTTCTGACAGAATCAGATTCAGAACAGATCTTGCCTATACCCACCTTGACAACAACCAGAACTACACTAACTCCATAAGAAGCGTTGCCTATAACAAGATGCCCAATATGAGTGTGTATGAATACAATGAATTTGGAGAACGCACGCCTAACTATTTCTCACCGGCCAACAATATCCAGGGAGGCTATCCTTCCACCTTTAATCCGGTAGCTATGGCGCGGGAGGGAATCAATAAACAATTAGGGGAACGGGTTATCCCAAAATTCAACCTGCAGTATGATGTGGTGTCAGGCTTGTTGCTGGCTACGTCAGATATTCAGTTTGATATTAATAACAGCAAAACAAAGATGTTCCTGCCCCAAACGGCTACCGGCCGCCCCTGGACAGAGACCACCGTAAACAGAGCCTCAGACTCTGACAATGACAGATTTAGTGTTACCACAAAATCAAACCTGCTCTTTACTCCCAAGATAGGGGATAAGCATACCTTTCAAGGGTTACTCTCTTTCATGACCTTTGATGCCAGAAACGTGGGCTTTGGGGTGATGACCTCCAATACAGCCTCTGCCTACCTGCAAGATCCTTCTATTGCTTCCAGAATTCAGGGGAATGAGCACCGTTTGGGCTCCTCCTCTTCCCAAACCAGAAGCGTTGGCCTTTTAGTGAATGCGCAGTACGGCTTCCTTGACCGCTACATTATCAACGTAGGGGTACGGCGCGATGGAAGCTCCAAATTTGGGGAGAACAACCGGTACGGAACTTTCCCTTCTATCTCTGGGCGCTGGAGAGTGTCTGGGGAATCTTTCATGGAGAACTTCCAATTTATTGATGACCTGAGTTTTAGAGGCAGCTACGGATCAAGCGGAAATGAGCCCCGGGCCAGCTACGGGCACTATGACCTGTATGAAAACTATGACTACAATTACCTGGGTATGTCTGGCCTGTACCAGTCAACCTTGAAATTGAATAACCTGAAGTGGGAGACTGTATTGCAATCAAACGTGGGTATTAACCTGGTGATGATGAAACGCCGGGTATCCATAGATGGCGATATCTATAAGAGACGCACCAAAGACATGTTCTTCCAGGACCTACTTATCTCCTCTATTACCGGCTTCACGGATGTAGACATGAACGTAGGCACCATGGACAACCTAGGCTGGGAGGTAGGAGTGAATGTGAGCGCCTACAAAACTAAGGACCTTTCAGTGGATTTTGGCTTGAACCTGTCCCATAACCAGAACATGATCAGGGAAATTTCTGAATACTATCCACGGGAGAGGGGTAACCTAAACGCCAACGGGAACTACCTGATCACTATCCAGGAAAATAACCCCTTTGGCTCATTCTATGGCTACAGATTTAAGGGGGTGTATAAAGATGCCGAGTCAACTATTGCCAAAGACAGAAAGGGCAATGCTATTGTAGGACCTAATGGTCAGACGGTACCCATGCGTTTTGGATATCCCGCTATTGACTATGTGTTTCAGCCAGGTGACGCCATTTATGAAGACATTAACCATGATGGAAACATAGACTACAAAGATGTGGTGTACCTGGGGAATGCAAACCCTAAGCTTACTGGTGGTTTCGGGCCTTCTGTGAGATACAAGAACTGGAGAGTGAATATGTTCTTCAACTTCAGATACAAGTATGACATTGTGAACGAGACTAAAATGCGCACAGAGAACATGTATGACTACTCCAACCAAAGCACCGCTATCCTGAAAAGATGGAGACGCCCTGGTGATGAGACAGACATGCCACGAGCCTTGAACAGAATGGGCTATAACTGGCTGGCCTCAGACCGGTATGTAGAAGATGGTACCTTCCTGCGGTTTAAAACGCTTACCATCCGGTATGATGTGCCTAAGCCTATAGGAGAGCGGTTTGGCGCGACTGACCTGAGTGTCTATGTGACCGCCAACAACCTGTTTACCTTCACCAACTATACAGGTCAGGATCCGGAAGTGGGTCTGGCCGGAAGTGATCCCTTCAGAATTGGCTTTGATAACTCCAGAACCCCGCCGGTGAAGACGCTGACGTTGGGAGTTAATGTAAGGTTCTAA
- a CDS encoding fasciclin domain-containing protein produces the protein MTKSVKVLLYYLSLLVLFTNCDTKDEYYARPKNLEPAIYQQLEAKGNFKNFLALVDKAEYKSILSAAGYWTLFAPNDQAFAKYFAENGIAGVEAINKETAVKIVSYALVYNAFMTDRLDDYQSNTGWVVDQAFKRRTAYYKGVYTGTVKVGNQVLQNQNIISGNRTGGYVFSDNNNKYVPYFMQIFSANQQLGPTDYNAFYPGSAYNGGFNVVNAKVVNQNIIAENGVIHELDTVILPLDNIEEYLANKSEYSVFRNLFEKYMVYYQENSEATARNKVLTGSTSPVYAKIYDGQLEFALNDEGFEVRGANRQNNEGQSNTYTIYAPKNEVVTNYINTVLLQNYRSLDEAPIEIIRDFLNAHLFPTAIWPSKFKQAPLKTSQEARIDLTGNVVEAKMLSNGFFYGTNKVQEANVFHTVYGKAYLDPKYSMMIRALAGYKESLTTPNTKYTLFLISDAVLTAAGFSWDTRFNYWVYTPPSGGAVISGAQAQVRLQRIIDLHIVTAGDNRNTIYKDLSGEDIIKTFSEEYIRFNNNEVFAAGNVDRNERVKLTGPVETSNGVVYYVDRILNFTELKPSQNIAANPNFSHFYSYLSKSALMFDAATLDVKGTTVGTPYTYLIPTNAAIQQAVKDGFLPGAVATGVPNFTPTNPEDQDKVARFLQYHIIAKEQVPFKNQIEEPRGYETLFKTVNGNTGTLGVNLTGSQMVITDAFGRKANAIKANSNILSNRALIHQIDNYLRYQDN, from the coding sequence ATGACCAAATCTGTAAAAGTTTTATTGTACTACCTGTCATTGTTAGTGCTGTTTACTAACTGTGATACCAAGGACGAGTACTACGCCAGACCTAAAAACCTGGAGCCAGCCATTTACCAGCAGTTGGAAGCCAAAGGTAACTTCAAGAACTTTTTGGCATTGGTGGATAAGGCCGAGTATAAGAGCATTCTTAGCGCGGCCGGGTACTGGACGCTTTTTGCGCCAAATGACCAGGCATTTGCCAAGTACTTTGCCGAAAACGGAATTGCCGGGGTAGAAGCCATCAATAAAGAGACAGCCGTCAAGATTGTGTCTTATGCGTTGGTGTATAACGCCTTCATGACAGATAGGCTGGATGACTATCAGTCAAACACCGGTTGGGTGGTAGACCAGGCCTTTAAACGGAGAACGGCTTACTATAAAGGCGTGTACACCGGTACGGTAAAAGTGGGCAACCAGGTGCTGCAGAATCAGAACATTATTTCCGGAAACCGGACCGGGGGATATGTGTTCTCTGATAACAACAATAAGTACGTGCCCTACTTCATGCAGATTTTCTCTGCCAACCAGCAGTTGGGCCCAACAGATTATAATGCGTTTTACCCTGGGTCAGCCTACAATGGGGGCTTTAATGTGGTGAATGCGAAAGTGGTAAACCAAAACATCATTGCTGAGAACGGGGTGATCCATGAATTGGACACGGTTATTCTGCCCCTTGACAACATTGAAGAGTACCTGGCAAACAAGTCTGAATACAGCGTGTTCCGTAACCTGTTTGAGAAATACATGGTGTATTACCAGGAAAACAGTGAAGCAACGGCCAGAAACAAGGTATTGACAGGTTCCACCAGCCCGGTGTATGCCAAGATCTATGATGGACAATTGGAGTTTGCCTTAAATGATGAAGGTTTTGAGGTACGGGGCGCCAACCGCCAGAATAATGAAGGCCAGTCAAACACCTATACCATCTATGCCCCTAAGAATGAGGTAGTCACCAATTACATCAATACCGTTCTCTTGCAGAACTACAGATCACTGGATGAGGCACCCATTGAAATTATCCGTGATTTCCTGAATGCGCATTTGTTTCCTACAGCCATTTGGCCTTCTAAATTCAAACAGGCCCCTCTTAAAACCAGCCAGGAAGCCAGAATAGACCTAACCGGCAACGTGGTGGAGGCAAAGATGCTGAGCAACGGTTTCTTCTATGGTACCAATAAAGTACAGGAGGCCAATGTATTCCATACAGTTTATGGAAAAGCCTATCTGGATCCTAAGTATTCCATGATGATCAGGGCCTTGGCCGGCTACAAAGAAAGCCTTACCACTCCCAACACAAAGTATACCCTATTCCTTATTTCTGACGCCGTCTTAACCGCGGCCGGTTTTTCCTGGGATACCCGCTTTAACTACTGGGTGTACACCCCGCCTTCCGGAGGCGCTGTTATTTCAGGGGCGCAGGCCCAGGTTAGGTTACAGAGAATTATAGACCTGCACATTGTCACGGCCGGTGATAACCGCAATACCATTTACAAAGACCTTAGTGGCGAAGACATCATTAAGACCTTTAGTGAGGAATACATCAGGTTTAACAACAATGAGGTGTTTGCGGCCGGAAATGTTGACAGAAATGAGCGGGTTAAACTCACAGGTCCTGTGGAAACCAGCAACGGGGTAGTGTATTACGTGGACCGTATTCTCAACTTCACTGAGCTGAAACCAAGCCAGAATATTGCGGCCAACCCTAACTTCTCCCATTTCTATAGCTACCTCAGTAAATCTGCTTTAATGTTTGATGCAGCTACCCTGGATGTAAAAGGAACCACCGTGGGCACCCCCTATACTTACCTAATCCCAACCAATGCTGCCATACAGCAGGCGGTGAAGGATGGTTTCTTACCTGGTGCCGTAGCCACAGGGGTTCCTAACTTCACCCCTACGAACCCTGAAGACCAGGATAAAGTAGCCCGGTTCCTCCAGTACCATATCATTGCCAAAGAGCAGGTGCCCTTTAAAAACCAGATTGAGGAGCCAAGAGGCTATGAAACCTTATTTAAGACGGTGAACGGCAATACCGGTACCCTCGGTGTCAACTTAACAGGTAGCCAAATGGTGATTACAGATGCTTTTGGAAGAAAAGCGAACGCCATAAAGGCAAACAGCAATATTCTGTCTAACAGAGCTTTAATTCACCAGATTGATAACTACCTGCGGTACCAGGATAATTAA
- a CDS encoding fasciclin domain-containing protein: MENLIFIKSLRARILALCLIIITLFAGCESEIVDVSTTSDVNMLGYFEKNADKFSSLIKILEKTEVAGFLAAYGSYTMFAPTNEAIDIFLKEKGVASVDQLDVEEMKKIIRFHLLEDTISTSSFTDGKLPKITMLGQYVITGAELENGVARTRVNRQANVVNANIRVGNGIVHSIDRVLQPANQTVGQMLESNPEYSIFTAALKATGLFNLLNSSNLDGGTAKKTWYTVLAQKNSVYKSININSYDELKAKYSQTGNPSDKTDSLYLNMAYRILDDSKYLADLVTAPSHATLAPQEVITSKLKGEKVLINEDIFNGVLEIGAQVDRKGSDNTATNGVLHSITENFQIKKRNPVRVYFDLADQPELRILPQFRKSGGTSVAFAPGAFKDIYFEGSNNPRITYVPGSTASADGYAYGDYLSVRMSSNVARLVEFTTPTVVKGKYKVWIGFRTILNSSPLQVYFNDQVMPRTINMALYYPGGVERELLAQGIKRHVSNTPGNSYARLAGTVTVETTGRHKIKFVGLSTSNGVHQIDMIQLIPEDQDQLFPKIARDGTLVYE, translated from the coding sequence ATGGAAAATTTAATTTTCATCAAAAGCTTAAGGGCTAGAATACTGGCACTTTGCCTTATAATTATAACCCTGTTTGCAGGCTGTGAATCTGAGATTGTAGACGTTTCTACCACCTCAGACGTGAACATGCTGGGGTACTTTGAGAAAAACGCAGACAAGTTCTCCAGTTTGATCAAAATACTGGAAAAGACCGAGGTAGCCGGTTTCCTGGCAGCCTATGGTTCCTACACCATGTTCGCTCCTACCAACGAGGCTATTGACATCTTCCTGAAAGAGAAGGGCGTTGCCTCTGTGGACCAGTTAGACGTGGAGGAGATGAAGAAGATCATCCGCTTCCATCTACTGGAAGATACCATCTCTACCTCAAGCTTTACAGATGGCAAGCTCCCTAAGATAACCATGCTGGGGCAGTACGTCATCACAGGGGCAGAACTGGAGAATGGAGTGGCCAGAACCCGCGTGAACAGACAGGCAAATGTGGTGAATGCGAACATTAGGGTAGGAAACGGAATTGTGCACTCCATTGACCGTGTTTTGCAACCAGCTAACCAGACAGTGGGCCAAATGCTGGAAAGCAACCCAGAGTACTCCATTTTCACTGCGGCCTTGAAAGCAACAGGTCTATTTAATCTATTAAATTCTTCCAACTTGGATGGAGGTACTGCAAAGAAGACCTGGTATACGGTGTTGGCGCAGAAGAACTCGGTGTATAAAAGCATCAATATCAACAGCTACGATGAGTTAAAGGCAAAGTATTCCCAAACCGGCAACCCCTCAGATAAAACGGACAGCCTTTACCTGAACATGGCCTATCGTATTTTGGATGACAGTAAGTACCTGGCTGATCTGGTAACAGCTCCATCACATGCTACTCTGGCACCACAAGAAGTTATCACTTCTAAACTCAAGGGGGAAAAAGTGTTGATCAATGAGGATATTTTTAACGGTGTGCTGGAGATAGGGGCCCAGGTAGATAGAAAAGGCAGTGACAATACCGCTACCAACGGGGTGCTTCACTCCATCACAGAAAACTTCCAGATCAAGAAGAGAAATCCGGTTCGGGTGTATTTTGATCTGGCAGATCAACCAGAACTAAGAATATTGCCGCAATTCAGAAAGTCTGGGGGTACTAGTGTTGCCTTCGCTCCGGGCGCTTTCAAGGATATTTACTTTGAGGGTTCCAATAACCCCAGAATTACCTACGTGCCCGGCTCTACTGCCAGTGCAGACGGGTATGCCTATGGCGACTACCTATCGGTTCGTATGAGTTCAAACGTGGCCCGGCTGGTGGAATTTACTACCCCTACCGTGGTAAAAGGCAAATACAAAGTTTGGATTGGTTTTAGAACCATATTGAATTCGTCGCCCCTACAGGTGTACTTTAATGACCAGGTAATGCCAAGAACCATTAATATGGCACTCTACTACCCAGGTGGAGTTGAAAGAGAATTGCTGGCCCAGGGTATAAAACGCCATGTGTCTAATACACCAGGTAATTCTTATGCAAGATTGGCCGGCACGGTCACGGTGGAAACTACCGGCCGACATAAGATTAAGTTTGTTGGCCTTTCTACCAGCAATGGTGTGCACCAGATTGACATGATCCAGTTGATCCCAGAAGACCAGGATCAACTCTTCCCTAAAATTGCGAGAGACGGTACCCTAGTTTACGAATAG
- a CDS encoding fasciclin domain-containing protein produces the protein MKEISLNPRISRFSELLVQTGLNEVLESSKSFTVWAPTNEALQNLDPNILNNPDRLKQFVSNHISYQQYFSHTALPASSQIKTLSGKNIFWNKAASTVDAARIIAVNLYAGNGVLHLVDAPLTPRMNSWEFLTSTNLSPRQKAYLQSLEETVFVDSLAVQTGVDPATGKPVYDPNTGFIKRNQFFQRVYNVANEDSLYTFVLLTDAAYTAEFDRFKKFFATSTVDSTDALTNWSVAKDLVFRGVYTKATLPQTLTSRSGVQVHIDPNAVLREERTSNGMVLVVDQLTVANEEKIKPIRIEGESIYSIRESRLSHPDKAGTVSVQTRRSEVAGETFRYLRSTGHSTSGLWLRYVVPNVNSTKYKVYWSVINDFQTGAFDQRIAFKTATATELPYKTVAASTTAVRQEIGEYTVAKYGNLDTFLRSALSTNNALNPLTLDYLELVPVF, from the coding sequence ATGAAGGAGATCAGCCTAAACCCCAGGATTAGCCGGTTCAGTGAGCTGCTTGTGCAAACTGGCTTAAACGAGGTGCTGGAGTCTTCCAAATCATTCACGGTATGGGCGCCTACCAATGAAGCCCTACAGAATTTAGACCCGAACATTTTAAATAATCCAGACAGGTTAAAGCAATTTGTGAGCAATCACATCAGTTACCAACAATACTTTAGCCATACTGCCTTACCTGCTTCTTCCCAGATAAAGACCTTAAGCGGAAAGAATATCTTCTGGAACAAGGCCGCCTCTACCGTAGACGCGGCAAGAATCATTGCAGTAAATTTATATGCAGGTAATGGAGTATTGCACTTAGTGGATGCGCCTCTTACGCCTAGAATGAATTCCTGGGAGTTCTTAACCTCTACCAACTTAAGCCCCCGTCAGAAAGCTTATTTGCAGTCACTGGAAGAAACGGTGTTTGTAGACAGCCTGGCGGTACAAACAGGAGTAGACCCGGCAACCGGTAAACCTGTCTATGACCCCAACACTGGGTTTATTAAGCGGAACCAGTTTTTCCAGAGAGTCTATAATGTCGCAAATGAAGACTCCCTCTACACCTTTGTGCTGCTCACAGATGCCGCCTATACTGCTGAGTTTGACAGATTCAAGAAGTTTTTCGCCACCAGCACCGTTGACAGCACTGATGCCCTAACCAATTGGAGTGTTGCCAAAGACCTTGTATTCAGGGGAGTTTATACAAAAGCGACCTTGCCGCAAACCCTTACCTCCAGATCTGGGGTGCAGGTGCATATTGATCCTAATGCGGTGTTACGGGAAGAGCGCACCTCTAATGGAATGGTGTTAGTGGTTGATCAACTCACGGTGGCCAATGAAGAGAAAATCAAGCCTATCAGAATAGAGGGTGAATCCATCTATAGCATAAGGGAATCCCGGTTAAGCCACCCTGACAAAGCCGGCACCGTTTCCGTCCAGACCAGGAGAAGTGAGGTAGCGGGGGAAACGTTCCGGTACCTGCGCTCCACCGGGCACAGCACCTCTGGTTTGTGGCTGCGGTATGTTGTCCCCAACGTGAACTCTACTAAGTACAAAGTATACTGGAGCGTCATCAATGATTTTCAGACGGGGGCCTTTGACCAACGAATAGCGTTTAAAACCGCCACTGCCACAGAGTTACCTTATAAAACTGTAGCGGCATCTACCACCGCCGTACGCCAGGAAATAGGAGAGTACACGGTTGCCAAATATGGCAATTTGGACACCTTTCTGAGAAGCGCCTTGTCTACAAACAATGCCCTTAACCCTCTCACCCTAGATTACCTGGAATTAGTACCAGTATTTTAA